Proteins encoded by one window of Salirhabdus salicampi:
- a CDS encoding patatin-like phospholipase family protein: MKVDGVFSGGGVKAFALLGALKVVEHKGFEFERLAGTSAGAIIAAFIAAGYEVDEVIEMFYEFDLTKFLDESTIDKTLPFVKWLLVYFRLGLYRGDQLEKWIEEKLAAKGIHKFSDFPTPDKLKVIASDLSIGRMVVFPDDLQHFYQLDPNQFSVAKAVRISASIPYFFIPVKLRRSKNEKSILVDGGLLSNFPVWVFKLGDGRDERPVLGLKLSESVEGLPIVNINSAFDMFRALMTTMMKAHDMKYVSKVASDQTMFIPVKGIDATDFHIKKEAKQQLIQVGKERAEEFFAQKWMLK, translated from the coding sequence TTGAAAGTAGATGGGGTATTTTCAGGTGGTGGAGTAAAAGCATTTGCTCTTTTAGGTGCTCTTAAAGTCGTCGAACATAAAGGGTTTGAGTTTGAGCGTTTAGCAGGTACCTCTGCTGGTGCCATTATTGCAGCATTTATTGCAGCAGGATATGAAGTCGACGAAGTAATTGAAATGTTTTACGAATTTGATTTAACGAAATTTTTAGATGAATCGACAATTGATAAAACATTACCTTTCGTAAAATGGCTACTCGTATATTTCCGATTGGGGCTTTACCGTGGTGATCAATTGGAGAAATGGATAGAAGAAAAGTTGGCTGCAAAAGGCATTCATAAATTTAGTGATTTTCCTACACCAGATAAATTAAAAGTGATTGCGTCTGATTTATCAATTGGACGAATGGTCGTATTTCCAGACGACTTACAACACTTCTATCAGTTAGATCCTAATCAGTTTTCGGTTGCAAAGGCGGTTCGCATTAGTGCATCCATTCCTTATTTTTTTATTCCAGTTAAGTTGCGTCGTTCTAAAAACGAGAAAAGTATTCTTGTAGACGGGGGATTATTGAGTAACTTTCCTGTTTGGGTCTTTAAATTAGGGGATGGCCGTGATGAGCGACCTGTATTAGGTTTAAAGCTTTCAGAATCAGTGGAAGGACTGCCGATCGTGAATATTAATAGTGCTTTTGATATGTTTCGCGCCTTAATGACCACAATGATGAAAGCCCATGATATGAAGTACGTATCAAAAGTGGCGTCTGATCAGACGATGTTTATTCCGGTGAAAGGTATAGATGCTACGGACTTCCATATTAAAAAAGAAGCGAAACAACAGTTAATTCAAGTTGGAAAAGAACGGGCAGAAGAATTTTTTGCCCAAAAATGGATGTTAAAATAA
- the gcvPB gene encoding aminomethyl-transferring glycine dehydrogenase subunit GcvPB: protein MANEKDFPLVFELSQEGRVGYSLPTLDVPETDLNNEFKSQYIRQHEPELPEVSELQLIRHYTALSRRNHGVDSGFYPLGSCTMKYNPKINEDVARFEGFSFVHPLQDEHTVQGALELMYDLQTSLEEITGMGQVTLQPAAGAHGEWTGLMMIRAFHEANGDYQRTKVIVPDSAHGTNPASATVAGFDAITVKSDERGLVDLDDLRDVVGEDTAALMLTNPNTLGLFEEHILEMASIVHEAGGKLYYDGANLNAILGYARPGDMGFDVVHLNLHKTFTGPHGGGGPGSGPVGVSKELVPYLPKPVLTKQEDKYVFDYDRPQSIGRVKPYYGNFGINVRAYTYIRTMGPEGLRQVSEYAVLNANYMMRRLENEFDLPFTQHCKHEFVLSGRRQKKLGVRTLDIAKRLLDFGYHPPTIYFPLNVEEALMVEPTETESKETLDEFIDIMLKIAKEAEETPETVQEAPHTTVVSRLDETTAARKPILRYTKES, encoded by the coding sequence ATGGCTAATGAAAAGGACTTTCCGTTGGTGTTTGAACTCAGTCAAGAAGGGCGGGTAGGCTATAGCTTACCAACTTTAGATGTTCCGGAGACAGATTTAAATAATGAATTCAAGTCACAGTACATTCGTCAGCATGAACCTGAATTACCAGAGGTAAGTGAATTGCAATTAATTCGTCACTATACGGCTTTATCTAGGCGAAATCACGGTGTGGATTCCGGATTTTATCCTCTCGGTTCTTGTACGATGAAGTATAACCCAAAAATTAACGAAGATGTTGCTCGTTTTGAAGGATTTAGTTTCGTTCATCCATTGCAGGATGAACATACAGTGCAAGGCGCCCTAGAATTAATGTACGATCTCCAAACGTCATTAGAAGAAATTACCGGTATGGGTCAAGTGACGTTACAACCAGCAGCAGGTGCCCACGGGGAATGGACCGGTTTAATGATGATCCGTGCTTTTCATGAAGCGAATGGTGACTATCAACGTACGAAGGTAATTGTTCCAGATTCAGCACACGGAACAAACCCTGCATCTGCAACAGTAGCAGGATTTGATGCTATAACGGTGAAGTCTGATGAGCGTGGATTAGTGGATTTAGATGACCTCCGTGATGTAGTTGGAGAGGACACAGCTGCTCTCATGTTAACAAACCCGAATACACTCGGCCTATTCGAAGAACACATATTGGAGATGGCTTCCATCGTTCATGAGGCAGGTGGAAAGTTATATTACGATGGTGCAAACTTAAATGCCATTTTAGGATACGCTCGACCAGGAGATATGGGCTTTGATGTTGTCCACCTAAACTTACACAAAACATTTACAGGACCACACGGTGGTGGTGGACCAGGATCAGGACCGGTAGGAGTATCAAAAGAATTAGTACCATATTTACCTAAGCCAGTGTTAACGAAACAAGAAGATAAATATGTCTTTGATTACGATCGTCCTCAATCTATCGGACGTGTAAAGCCTTATTACGGGAACTTTGGCATTAATGTGCGTGCGTATACGTATATCCGTACGATGGGTCCTGAAGGGTTACGTCAAGTCAGTGAGTACGCAGTATTAAATGCAAACTACATGATGCGTCGATTGGAAAATGAATTCGATTTACCATTTACGCAACATTGTAAGCATGAATTTGTCTTATCAGGTAGACGTCAAAAGAAATTAGGTGTACGTACATTAGATATTGCGAAACGATTGTTGGACTTTGGCTATCACCCGCCAACGATTTATTTCCCACTTAATGTAGAGGAAGCGTTAATGGTAGAACCGACAGAAACGGAGTCAAAAGAAACATTAGATGAATTTATTGATATTATGTTGAAAATAGCGAAAGAAGCAGAAGAGACGCCAGAGACGGTTCAAGAAGCACCACATACAACAGTAGTAAGCCGCCTTGATGAAACAACAGCAGCAAGAAAACCTATTTTAAGATATACGAAGGAAAGTTAG
- a CDS encoding DUF1385 domain-containing protein, whose amino-acid sequence MSEKENTTYGGQAVIEGVMFAGKKSFVTAIRRKDNSIEYFSTKRKESKVAKQLKKIPFIRGIVALVQASANGTKHLNFASEKYDVDPEEDNKVEEKEESKLAMVLGIGVIGVLSFLFGKTIFTLTPVFIAELFSPIVSGKVGQVLLEGLFKLILLLLYIYFLSLTPLIRRLFQYHGAEHKVINAYENGVPLTVEDVQKQSRLHYRCGSSFILFSVLVGIFVYMGVDINPLWWRIVNRLLLLPVVIGVSFEVLQLTNKVRDIPVLKVLGYPGLWLQLLTTKEPDDEQVEVAICSFEKVLETDQAKGGIQVEQVASS is encoded by the coding sequence ATGTCAGAAAAAGAAAATACAACTTATGGTGGTCAAGCCGTCATAGAAGGTGTCATGTTCGCAGGTAAAAAAAGTTTCGTAACAGCAATTAGAAGAAAAGATAATAGTATTGAATATTTCTCTACAAAACGGAAAGAATCTAAAGTAGCAAAACAATTAAAAAAAATACCATTTATTCGTGGAATTGTCGCGCTAGTTCAAGCAAGTGCCAACGGGACGAAACATTTAAATTTTGCTAGTGAAAAATATGATGTCGATCCGGAAGAAGATAACAAAGTAGAAGAAAAAGAAGAATCAAAGCTAGCAATGGTATTAGGCATTGGCGTAATTGGTGTTCTTTCATTTTTATTCGGGAAAACCATTTTCACGCTAACACCTGTGTTTATCGCAGAGTTATTTTCCCCGATTGTTTCTGGGAAAGTTGGTCAAGTGTTACTAGAAGGCCTTTTTAAATTAATATTGCTTTTATTATATATTTATTTTCTATCACTTACTCCGCTTATTCGTAGACTTTTTCAGTACCATGGAGCTGAGCATAAAGTGATAAACGCTTATGAAAATGGCGTACCGTTAACAGTTGAAGATGTTCAAAAACAATCACGACTCCATTATCGATGTGGATCAAGTTTCATTCTGTTTTCAGTTCTTGTTGGTATTTTCGTCTATATGGGTGTTGATATTAATCCATTATGGTGGCGTATCGTGAATCGTCTTTTACTTCTCCCAGTCGTTATTGGGGTTTCATTTGAAGTCTTACAATTAACAAACAAAGTGAGAGACATTCCGGTATTAAAAGTATTAGGTTACCCAGGCTTATGGTTACAACTACTAACGACAAAAGAACCTGATGACGAGCAAGTTGAAGTAGCGATCTGTTCCTTTGAAAAAGTACTAGAAACAGATCAAGCTAAAGGGGGCATTCAAGTAGAGCAAGTTGCTTCCTCTTAA
- a CDS encoding vitamin B12-dependent ribonucleotide reductase, whose protein sequence is MSLVKEIVGSINIDRLNKDIQMFPQVHPITPEMQITHKGVSRLVMLDRYAFKDTQKLTLVDGDFVVLTIKEDPKFPARGLGIIQSIDWERKTASVKVDEEFVSVLDNEEEAKSGIIVRSLDVIEKPLEIFYEQIALRNASGLSTVEQTEELKEEWFKKFYGELANQHFIPAGRVLYGAGADTDVTYFNCYVMPFIQDSREGISDHRKKVMEIMSRGGGVGTNGSTLRPRNTLAKGVNGKSSGSVSWLDDIAKLTHLVEQGGSRRGAQMIMLNDWHPDIVEFIISKMQNPRILRYLIENIDDEQVQKLAQEKLKFTPLTESERDMYQGIINYKTIPGNGGFSEKVIRDAEQKLNDGGTYSVHQPEFLTGANISVCITKEFMAAVEQGGDYELRFPDVENYTEEEMEVYNERWHDVGDVREWEQMGYGVRVYRKVRAKDLWNLINICATYSAEPGIFFIDNANDMTNAKAYGQKVVATNPCGEQPLAPYSVCNLAAVNLAAMANKQTKQVDFDKLKQTVEIGVRMQDNVIDATPYFLEENRKQALGERRVGLGVMGLHDLLIYCETEYGSKEGNELVDQIFETIATTAYRASIELAKEKGSFPFLIGETDEETQELRKRFVSTGYMKKMPEDIREGVLKYGIRNSHLLTVAPTGSTGTMVGVSTGLEPYFSFVYYRSGRLGKFIEVKADIVQEYLDRHPEQDGDDLPKWFVTAMNLAPEAHADTQCVIQRWVDSSISKTVNAPRGYTVEQVQNVYERLYNGGAKGGTVYVDGSRDTQVLTLKAEDNTFDDEQPVKQEEKPKVVLMDTVQELGKTDVTIGSEVGDTCPVCRQGTVEDIGGCNTCTNCNAQLKCGL, encoded by the coding sequence ATGTCATTAGTTAAGGAAATTGTGGGATCGATAAACATTGATCGCTTAAATAAGGATATTCAAATGTTTCCACAAGTACACCCAATTACCCCTGAAATGCAAATCACCCATAAAGGGGTCTCACGTCTTGTAATGCTGGACCGTTATGCATTTAAAGATACCCAAAAGCTCACTTTAGTTGACGGCGATTTTGTCGTATTAACTATAAAAGAAGACCCTAAATTTCCGGCAAGAGGTTTAGGCATCATCCAATCTATTGATTGGGAACGAAAAACGGCAAGTGTTAAAGTAGACGAGGAATTCGTTTCCGTACTAGACAACGAGGAGGAAGCAAAGTCCGGAATCATTGTACGTTCTTTAGACGTAATTGAAAAACCACTTGAAATCTTCTACGAGCAAATTGCGTTGCGAAATGCTAGTGGCTTATCAACTGTTGAGCAAACAGAAGAGCTAAAAGAAGAATGGTTTAAAAAGTTTTATGGAGAACTCGCCAACCAACACTTTATCCCTGCAGGCCGTGTTCTATATGGTGCAGGTGCGGATACAGATGTTACGTACTTTAACTGTTATGTTATGCCTTTCATTCAAGATTCCCGTGAGGGTATCTCTGATCACCGTAAGAAGGTAATGGAAATTATGAGTCGCGGTGGTGGTGTAGGAACGAATGGTTCTACATTACGCCCACGCAATACCCTTGCCAAAGGTGTAAACGGAAAATCTTCAGGATCGGTATCGTGGTTAGACGATATTGCAAAGCTGACACATCTAGTTGAACAGGGTGGTTCCCGCCGGGGTGCTCAGATGATTATGTTAAATGATTGGCATCCGGATATTGTCGAATTTATCATTTCCAAAATGCAAAACCCACGTATCTTACGTTATTTAATTGAAAACATTGATGATGAACAAGTGCAAAAACTGGCACAGGAAAAATTAAAATTCACCCCTCTTACAGAATCTGAACGTGATATGTACCAAGGGATCATCAATTATAAGACGATTCCTGGTAATGGCGGGTTTTCCGAAAAAGTAATCCGTGATGCAGAGCAAAAGTTGAACGATGGTGGCACATATAGTGTGCATCAACCTGAATTTTTAACAGGAGCTAACATCTCTGTATGTATTACAAAAGAATTTATGGCAGCTGTTGAACAGGGTGGCGATTACGAGCTTCGTTTCCCTGACGTGGAAAATTACACAGAGGAAGAAATGGAAGTTTACAATGAACGTTGGCACGATGTAGGAGACGTCCGTGAATGGGAACAGATGGGATACGGTGTTCGTGTTTATCGAAAAGTTCGTGCAAAAGACTTGTGGAACTTAATAAATATTTGCGCAACCTATTCTGCCGAACCAGGTATTTTCTTTATTGATAATGCCAACGACATGACAAATGCTAAAGCATACGGTCAAAAAGTTGTCGCAACAAACCCATGTGGTGAACAGCCATTAGCACCATACAGTGTTTGTAACTTAGCTGCAGTAAACTTAGCTGCAATGGCGAACAAACAAACGAAACAGGTAGATTTTGATAAGTTGAAACAAACAGTAGAAATTGGTGTTCGTATGCAAGATAACGTTATCGATGCGACACCTTATTTCCTTGAGGAAAATCGTAAGCAAGCATTAGGGGAGCGTCGGGTAGGACTTGGTGTTATGGGTCTTCATGATTTACTTATTTATTGTGAAACAGAATATGGATCGAAGGAAGGAAACGAACTCGTCGACCAAATATTCGAAACCATTGCTACTACTGCGTACCGCGCTTCTATCGAATTAGCAAAAGAAAAAGGAAGCTTTCCATTTCTTATTGGGGAAACAGATGAGGAAACGCAAGAACTTCGTAAACGCTTTGTGAGTACTGGGTATATGAAAAAAATGCCGGAAGATATTCGTGAAGGTGTACTAAAATACGGCATTCGTAATTCACACTTGCTTACAGTTGCGCCTACAGGTTCAACTGGAACGATGGTTGGGGTTTCTACTGGATTAGAGCCATACTTCTCCTTCGTTTATTATCGTAGTGGACGTCTTGGTAAGTTTATCGAAGTAAAAGCGGACATTGTTCAAGAGTATTTAGACCGTCATCCAGAGCAAGATGGGGACGATTTACCAAAGTGGTTTGTTACGGCTATGAACCTTGCTCCGGAAGCACACGCAGATACACAATGTGTCATTCAACGTTGGGTAGACAGTTCCATTTCCAAAACAGTTAATGCTCCACGTGGTTACACAGTTGAACAAGTACAAAACGTGTATGAAAGGTTATACAACGGGGGAGCAAAAGGTGGCACGGTTTATGTGGATGGAAGCCGTGATACACAAGTTCTTACGCTGAAAGCTGAGGATAATACATTTGATGATGAACAGCCGGTAAAACAAGAGGAAAAACCGAAAGTCGTTCTTATGGATACAGTTCAGGAACTTGGAAAGACTGATGTGACAATTGGATCGGAAGTTGGGGATACGTGTCCAGTCTGTCGTCAAGGAACGGTAGAGGATATCGGTGGCTGTAATACTTGTACGAACTGTAACGCACAATTAAAGTGTGGACTATAA
- a CDS encoding YqhR family membrane protein, protein MGEKKLEQNQAEEPMTMFQRALLTGFVGGLLWGSLGSLAYYFNFTTISHASYILRSFFNASWVHGWMGELISIVIVSMLSILAAIVYYVVLKKRRGMIPGILYGIGIWVVFVYFLNPIFTAVPTFNNLNADTLVTTLCLHVLYGTFVGYTISYDYYNAMHKTT, encoded by the coding sequence ATGGGTGAAAAGAAACTGGAACAAAATCAAGCTGAAGAACCGATGACAATGTTTCAACGAGCACTCCTAACTGGATTCGTTGGTGGTTTGTTATGGGGATCTCTTGGCTCATTAGCGTATTACTTTAACTTTACAACAATTTCCCATGCTTCATACATTTTACGTTCGTTTTTTAATGCTTCATGGGTACACGGATGGATGGGAGAGTTGATTAGTATTGTCATTGTATCCATGTTGTCTATATTGGCCGCAATCGTTTATTATGTTGTACTTAAAAAGAGAAGAGGTATGATACCTGGAATATTATATGGCATTGGAATTTGGGTCGTATTTGTATACTTTCTAAACCCTATTTTCACAGCAGTCCCAACATTTAACAATTTAAATGCTGATACGTTAGTGACAACATTATGCTTACACGTTCTCTATGGAACTTTTGTAGGATATACAATCTCTTATGATTATTATAATGCGATGCACAAAACAACATGA
- the gcvPA gene encoding aminomethyl-transferring glycine dehydrogenase subunit GcvPA, with translation MTYRYLPMTDQDKNEMMKTIGIQSTDELFADIPEKVRFKGKLNIKEATSEPQLKQELKEMSDRNVHTKSHVSFLGAGVYDHYIPSIVDHVISRSEFYTAYTPYQPEISQGELQAIFEFQTMICEVTGMEVANSSMYDGGTALAEAVTLSAGQTRKQKIIVSKTVHPESLEVIKTYAKGPGLDIVEIDHKDGVTDLDALKNELDDNTAAVVIQYPNFFGQVEPLDEVQQLLEDKKKTMFVVSSNPLALGFLTPPGEFGADIVVGDAQVFGIPGQFGGPHCGYFATTKKLMRKVPGRLVGQTKDEEGRRGFVLTLQAREQHIRRDKATSNICSNQALNALASSVAMSALGKKGIKEMAYMNMQKARYMKTSLEEAGFSVKFGGAFFNEFVIDCNQSVSTVNAQLLNKGIIGGYDLGKVDEGLEHCMLIAVTELRSKAEIDQFVKELGDMNG, from the coding sequence ATGACGTATCGTTATTTGCCGATGACAGATCAAGATAAAAATGAAATGATGAAAACCATTGGCATACAATCAACAGATGAATTGTTTGCCGACATTCCTGAGAAAGTCCGATTTAAAGGGAAACTAAACATTAAAGAAGCAACGAGTGAACCTCAATTAAAACAAGAGTTGAAAGAAATGTCAGACCGAAATGTTCATACGAAATCCCACGTTTCATTTTTAGGAGCAGGTGTATATGACCATTACATTCCGTCCATTGTGGATCATGTCATTTCTCGATCTGAATTTTACACTGCATATACTCCTTATCAACCAGAAATCTCACAAGGGGAATTGCAAGCGATTTTCGAATTCCAAACAATGATTTGTGAAGTTACAGGCATGGAAGTAGCCAATTCCTCAATGTACGATGGTGGAACTGCTTTAGCCGAAGCGGTTACGTTAAGTGCAGGACAAACGAGAAAACAGAAAATCATTGTGTCCAAAACAGTTCATCCAGAATCCCTAGAAGTGATAAAAACTTATGCAAAGGGACCAGGTTTAGACATCGTAGAAATTGATCACAAGGATGGCGTAACAGATTTAGATGCCTTAAAAAACGAATTAGATGATAATACGGCAGCTGTCGTTATTCAATACCCGAACTTCTTTGGTCAAGTGGAGCCGTTAGATGAAGTGCAACAGTTGCTTGAAGATAAAAAGAAAACAATGTTTGTCGTATCAAGCAATCCATTAGCTTTAGGTTTTTTAACACCACCAGGTGAGTTTGGCGCTGACATCGTCGTTGGAGATGCACAAGTGTTTGGAATTCCAGGGCAGTTCGGTGGTCCACATTGTGGTTATTTTGCAACTACAAAAAAGCTAATGCGTAAAGTACCTGGGCGTTTAGTAGGTCAAACGAAAGATGAAGAGGGCAGAAGGGGATTCGTGTTAACCCTTCAAGCACGGGAACAACATATCCGTCGCGATAAAGCTACTTCAAATATTTGTTCCAACCAGGCTTTAAATGCTTTAGCTTCATCTGTAGCGATGAGTGCATTAGGGAAAAAAGGCATTAAGGAAATGGCTTATATGAACATGCAAAAGGCTCGATACATGAAAACTTCACTAGAAGAAGCGGGATTTTCTGTGAAATTTGGGGGGGCATTCTTTAACGAATTTGTGATTGATTGTAACCAAAGTGTGTCAACGGTAAATGCGCAGTTGCTTAACAAAGGTATCATTGGTGGATATGATTTAGGAAAAGTGGATGAGGGTCTCGAACATTGTATGTTAATCGCTGTTACGGAACTACGTTCGAAAGCAGAGATTGATCAATTTGTGAAAGAATTGGGTGATATGAATGGCTAA
- the aroQ gene encoding type II 3-dehydroquinate dehydratase yields the protein MKRLLMLNGPNLNMLGQREPHIYGFDTLQTIEEDIRTYVQTYNWELDAYQSNHEGHLIDKLQQSNGKYEGIIFNPAAYTHTSVALRDAISAIDTPVIEVHLSNVHARESFRSKSLLAPVCKGQISGLGVVGYKLAAQAFLETDDGEGG from the coding sequence ATGAAACGATTGCTTATGTTAAATGGCCCGAATTTAAATATGCTAGGACAACGGGAGCCTCATATTTATGGATTTGACACATTACAAACGATAGAAGAGGATATACGTACTTACGTTCAAACATACAACTGGGAATTAGATGCTTATCAATCAAATCACGAAGGGCATTTGATTGATAAGCTTCAACAAAGTAATGGAAAGTATGAAGGGATTATTTTTAATCCTGCTGCCTACACACATACAAGTGTAGCCCTAAGGGATGCGATTAGTGCAATTGATACACCAGTTATTGAAGTTCACTTATCGAATGTTCATGCCAGGGAATCTTTTCGAAGTAAATCCTTACTTGCACCTGTTTGTAAAGGCCAAATTTCGGGACTAGGTGTGGTCGGTTATAAATTGGCGGCCCAAGCATTTTTAGAAACTGATGATGGAGAGGGAGGGTAA
- a CDS encoding M24 family metallopeptidase, with protein sequence MGKLDKIRNVLKEENLDALLILSNQNRRYVTGFTGTAGAVIITAEEALLVTDFRYTEQANDQAKHFQVIEHKEPLPKEVAKQAERLGVQRLGFEKDHVTFSTYETYEQHLKGEFIPTSGIIENLRLIKTDDEIAIMKEASKIADAAFDHILNYMKPGVKEIDVSNELEFFMRKQGAVSSSFDIIVASGYRSALPHGVASNKEIQSGELVTLDFGALYEGYCSDITRTVAVGEINDQLKDIYDTVLQAQLRGIEGLKAGITGKEADALTRDYIKEKGYGEYFGHSTGHGIGLDVHEGPGLSFRSDIKLQPGMVVTVEPGIYIPSVGGCRIEDDTVITKNGNERLTHSPKELITL encoded by the coding sequence ATGGGGAAATTGGACAAGATTCGAAATGTATTAAAAGAAGAAAATTTAGACGCTTTGTTAATTTTAAGTAACCAGAACCGGAGATATGTAACAGGGTTCACAGGAACAGCAGGTGCAGTTATCATAACTGCAGAGGAAGCTCTTCTTGTTACAGACTTTCGATACACAGAGCAGGCAAATGACCAAGCAAAACACTTTCAAGTGATTGAACATAAGGAACCTTTACCGAAGGAAGTGGCTAAGCAAGCTGAAAGGTTAGGGGTTCAACGATTGGGGTTTGAAAAAGACCACGTAACATTTAGTACATATGAAACGTATGAGCAGCACTTAAAGGGTGAATTTATACCTACTAGTGGGATTATAGAAAATCTACGCCTCATAAAGACAGATGACGAAATAGCAATTATGAAAGAAGCGAGTAAAATTGCTGATGCTGCATTTGATCACATTTTAAATTATATGAAACCAGGTGTTAAGGAAATAGATGTATCGAATGAGTTAGAATTCTTTATGAGAAAACAGGGTGCAGTATCTTCTTCCTTTGATATTATTGTAGCATCCGGCTATCGTTCAGCCCTTCCACATGGTGTTGCGTCGAATAAAGAGATCCAATCTGGTGAGCTTGTAACGCTGGACTTCGGTGCGTTGTATGAAGGCTATTGCTCTGACATTACGAGAACCGTAGCGGTAGGAGAGATTAACGACCAGTTAAAAGATATATACGACACAGTTCTGCAAGCACAGCTGCGTGGAATAGAAGGACTTAAAGCGGGAATTACAGGTAAAGAGGCGGATGCCTTAACGAGGGATTATATTAAAGAAAAGGGATACGGAGAGTATTTTGGTCACTCGACAGGGCATGGAATCGGTTTAGATGTTCATGAAGGTCCTGGACTCTCATTCCGCTCTGATATAAAGCTTCAACCTGGGATGGTTGTCACAGTAGAACCAGGTATTTATATTCCAAGTGTTGGCGGTTGTCGTATTGAAGACGACACGGTAATTACAAAAAATGGAAATGAAAGATTAACACATTCACCAAAAGAACTTATAACATTGTAA
- the mntR gene encoding transcriptional regulator MntR, translated as MPTPSMEDYIEQIYILIEQKGYARVSDIAESLQVHPSSVTKMVQKLDRDEYLHYEKYRGLILTKKGKKIGKRLVYRHELLEQFLGMIGVDQENIYEDVEGIEHHLSWNAIDRIGDLVQYLEENPNVVEELKERQTKE; from the coding sequence ATGCCCACTCCTAGCATGGAAGATTATATTGAACAAATTTACATATTAATAGAACAAAAAGGATATGCACGTGTATCAGATATAGCAGAATCGTTACAGGTACACCCTTCTTCAGTAACAAAAATGGTTCAAAAACTAGACCGTGATGAATATTTACACTATGAAAAATATCGTGGACTTATTTTAACGAAAAAGGGGAAGAAAATCGGGAAAAGACTCGTTTACCGACATGAGCTGCTCGAACAGTTTTTAGGAATGATTGGTGTTGATCAAGAAAATATTTATGAAGATGTTGAAGGGATTGAGCATCATCTAAGTTGGAATGCAATTGACCGGATAGGTGATTTAGTTCAATATTTAGAGGAAAACCCGAATGTAGTAGAAGAACTAAAAGAGCGACAAACGAAAGAATAA
- a CDS encoding rhodanese-like domain-containing protein, producing MIVLITLLVAIIAYGTFKYFRQKRFLTTLTEEEFIKGYRKAQLIDVREPKEYEAGHILGARNIPLSQMKHRLIEIRNDKPVYLYCASGARSARAAHLLKRKGYEDLNHLKGGFKKWTGKIKRG from the coding sequence ATGATCGTATTAATCACATTACTTGTCGCAATTATTGCTTATGGTACTTTTAAATATTTCAGGCAGAAACGCTTCTTAACAACCTTAACGGAAGAAGAGTTTATTAAAGGTTATCGAAAAGCACAACTTATAGATGTTCGAGAGCCAAAAGAATATGAAGCTGGCCATATATTAGGTGCTCGTAACATCCCACTATCACAAATGAAACATCGTCTAATTGAGATTCGCAACGACAAGCCGGTATATTTATATTGTGCTAGTGGCGCAAGGTCGGCACGTGCTGCCCATTTATTAAAGCGTAAAGGGTACGAAGATTTAAACCATCTAAAAGGTGGATTTAAAAAGTGGACAGGGAAAATTAAACGGGGATAA
- a CDS encoding SA1362 family protein produces MFPRLNPFFYILFGLALIGLFSQLFFNTASFFKYILMSAGFIAIIFAVFYFVMRSRNSATYDHRYKKAVKQSQRKYGKSGRNASSFNLPKKLQNSKKAKANRQATHLKVIDGKKDKKRNRASF; encoded by the coding sequence ATGTTTCCTAGATTAAATCCTTTTTTCTATATTTTATTTGGCCTCGCCTTGATTGGCCTGTTTTCGCAACTGTTCTTTAACACAGCTTCGTTCTTTAAATATATACTGATGTCTGCAGGTTTTATCGCTATAATTTTCGCTGTTTTTTATTTCGTTATGCGCTCCCGAAATTCAGCAACTTATGACCACCGGTATAAGAAAGCTGTTAAGCAATCACAAAGGAAGTACGGCAAATCCGGGAGAAACGCTTCTTCTTTTAACCTACCGAAAAAGCTGCAAAATTCAAAGAAGGCAAAGGCAAACCGGCAAGCTACACATTTGAAAGTAATCGATGGCAAAAAAGATAAAAAAAGAAATCGAGCTAGTTTTTAA